In Populus alba chromosome 1, ASM523922v2, whole genome shotgun sequence, a single window of DNA contains:
- the LOC118039262 gene encoding uncharacterized protein has protein sequence MVTYKVFCSVFFALLGLGICTATRALLNLEEIPGHIPVVGYGTGHGAGGGGVEGYGGGGGGGSGGGGGGGYGAVGEHGAGYGGGGGEGGGAGYGGGGGHGGGGGGGAGYGAGGEHGVGYGSGGGSGEGGGAGYGAAAGHGGGGGSGGGGGGAGYGAGGEHGAGYGSGGGSGEGGGAGYGAAAGHGGGGGSGGGGGAGSGAGGEHGAGYGSGGGSGEGGGAGYGAAAGHGGGGGSGGGGGAGSGVGGDHGAGYGSGGGSGEGGGAGYGAGGGGGGGSGGGYGVGGDSGAGYGGGKGGGAGGGYGAGGEHGGGYGGGGGSGGGGGGGYASGGAHGGGYGEGEGGGHGGGAEGGHAGGGGGGFGGGGGGGYGAGSEHGVGYGGHGTGGYAP, from the coding sequence ATGGTTACCTACAAAGTTTTTTGTTCAGTTTTCTTTGCTCTGTTAGGTTTGGGCATCTGTACTGCTACTAGAGCCCTTCTTAATCTTGAAGAAATACCTGGTCACATTCCAGTTGTTGGCTACGGAACCGGCCATGgagctggtggtggtggtgtcgAGGGTTATGgtggtgggggtgggggtggttcaggtggtggaggaggaggtggttATGGAGCTGTAGGTGAGCACGGTGCAGGCtatggaggtggaggtggagaagGTGGTGGAGCTGgctatggtggtggtggtgggcacggtggtggtggtggtggaggagctgGTTATGGTGCTGGTGGTGAGCATGGTGTAGGGTATGGAAGTGGTGGTGGAAGTGGAGAAGGTGGTGGAGCTGGCTATGGTGCTGCTGCTGGAcatggtggaggtggtggaagtggtggtggtggaggaggagctgGTTATGGTGCTGGTGGTGAGCATGGTGCAGGGTATGGAAGTGGTGGCGGAAGTGGAGAAGGTGGTGGAGCTGGATATGGTGCTGCTGCTGGAcatggtggaggtggtggaagtggtggtggtggaggagctgGTTCTGGTGCTGGTGGTGAGCATGGTGCAGGGTATGGAAGTGGTGGCGGAAGTGGAGAAGGTGGTGGAGCTGGCTATGGTGCTGCTGCTGGAcatggtggaggtggtggaagtggtggtggaggaggagctgGTTCTGGTGTTGGAGGTGACCACGGTGCAGGATATGGAAGTGGTGGTGGAAGTGGAGAAGGTGGTGGAGCTGGATATGGtgctggtggtggaggaggagggggTAGCGGTGGGGGGTATGGTGTTGGAGGTGATAGTGGTGCTGGGTATGGAGGTGGAAAAGGTGGTGGTGCTGGGGGTGGATATGGTGCTGGTGGAGAGCATGGTGGAGGCTATGGAGGTGGGGGTGGAAGCGGTGGGGGTGGTGGAGGCGGCTATGCTTCTGGAGGGGCACATGGAGGCGGATATGGTGAAGGAGAAGGTGGTGGTCATGGTGGTGGTGCAGAGGGTGGCCATGCTGGTGGTGGTGGCGGCGGCTTTGGaggtggtggcggtggtggtTATGGTGCTGGTAGTGAGCATGGAGTTGGGTATGGAGGCCACGGTACTGGTGGCTATGCTCCTTGA
- the LOC118039263 gene encoding uncharacterized protein, whose translation MEVSTEAAVDMFSLPSKIESLESKCLIVADGFSSKSRVEALNDELMEDSHEDPVNSPNSLKTLPELSCGEQCLVSISSNSGNQISVPSRSNQDGSGSFLANGNEDGVLLDSGHRLVASCDNGDSEPDSPMQLAREKLASSSSDSKLADGNVEDEEEGFGNDDEKENPRRFFHYDPYYHAMYHNQLGHFDPEFHEYHPGLPPPWIRRFRRQPGPQLWNRWDDREKRRNEEYRLPGFMQETGPTGVGAALFNKGNTCYINAILQCFTHTVPLVQALRSCNHEMPCITEGFCVLCVLRDHIELSLSSSGKILEPLKLVNNLENISSVFRRYQQEDAHEFLQCLLERLERHCLDSSLTDDSASSHDKNIVERVFGGRLVSKLRCCNCGHCSDKYEPLIDLSLEIEDADSLQSALESFTKVEKIEDSETKFTCESCKEEVSREKQLMLDQAPSVAALHLKRFKIDGTSVEKIGKHVQFPLELDLKPYTNDNEDSDEVGFKYQLYAVVVHKGDSLTLRTLLLPILRSSPDTWHKLDDPEVSKEQEEFVLSQAAYILFYAREGTPWCSSLIKPQELCSDPSNSNTSPKSVLDNVNRECTGAGNNKSSETNVIKDAIEATSTHIPFERKFEESESRVETKGNFAQISPAKRPNFHRIVSIDETPMVDVSVPLGVSECHDGVLHDEMLCFPPSVEEDNCNQGAEKIEINGDLHSPTPHRSPTPDKGLPEARHRILRDHQKGENRVNCKRSSKKVTKDSQTAEALRCIKRMPTARGMKLMAAMLPRNDKIRPRSSPCKRASPPGSRCKPTIRMAVMR comes from the exons ATGGAGGTTTCAACTGAAGCAGCCGTTGATATGTTTTCACTGCCTTCTAAAATTGAATCCCTAGAGTCCAAATGTCTTATTGTTGCTGATGGGTTTTCTTCAAAGTCTCGGGTTGAAGCTCTAAATGACGAACTTATGGAAGACTCACACGAGGATCCAGTGAATTCACCTAATTCTCTCAAAACCTTACCCGAGTTAAGCTGTGGAGAGCAGTGTTTGGTTTCTATATCGTCAAATTCAG GTAACCAGATTTCGGTTCCTTCACGGTCAAATCAAGATGGGTCTGGGTCCTTTTTAGCTAATGGTAATGAAGATGGGGTTTTATTGGATTCTGGCCACCGTTTGGTCGCTAGTTGTGATAATGGTGATAGTGAGCCTGATTCACCTATGCAATTAGCACGTGAAAAGCTTGCTTCGAGCTCGTCTGATTCGAAGCTTGCTGATGGAAATGTTGAGGATGAGGAAGAGGGTTTTGGTAATGATGACGAGAAAGAGAATCCCAGGCGATTTTTTCATTATGACCCTTATTATCACGCAATGTATCATAATCAATTGGGGCATTTTGATCCCGAGTTCCATGAGTATCATCCGGGTTTACCTCCTCCTTGGATTAGGAGGTTTCGCAGACAACCAGGTCCTCAATTATGGAATCGTTGGGATgacagagagaagagaagaaatgaaGAATATAGGCTTCCTGGTTTTATGCAGGAAACTGGACCTACTGGTGTGG GTGCTGCGCTTTTTAATAAAGGAAACACTTGTTATATTAATGCAATCCTGCAATGCTTTACGCATACTGTGCCTCTTGTTCAGGCTCTTCGTTCTTGCAATCATGAAATGCCCT GCATTACTGAAGGGTTCTGTGTTCTTTGTGTTCTTCGTGATCACATTGAACTTTCTTTATCTTCGTCTGGAAAGATTCTTGAGCCTTTGAAACTTGTCAACAATTTGGAAA ATATTTCATCTGTTTTTCGTCGATACCAGCAGGAAGATGCCCATGAATTCCTCCAATGTTTGTTAGAAAGACTTGAAAGGCATTGTTTGGATTCAAGCCTAACTGATGACAGCGCATCCTCCCATGATAAGAACATAGTTGAGCGGGTATTTGGAGGTCGTCTTGTTAGCAAA TTGCGATGCTGCAATTGTGGTCACTGTTCTGATAAATATGAGCCACTGATTGACCTGAGTTTGGAGATTGAAGATGCGGACTCTCTTCAGAGTGCACTGGAGTCATTCACCAAGGTGGAGAAAATTGAGGATTCAGAGACAAAGTTTACATGTGAAAGCTGCAAGGAGGAAGTTTCTAGGGAAAAACAGCTTATGCTGGACCAGGCTCCTTCAGTTGCTGCTCTTCATTTGAAGAGATTCAAGATTGATGGGACCTCTGTTGAAAAGATTGGCAAGCATGTGCAGTTTCCACTGGAGTTGGACTTGAAGCCCTACACCAATGACAATGAGGACAGTGAT GAGGTGGGTTTCAAGTATCAACTATATGCGGTTGTGGTGCACAAAGGAGATTCACTTACGTTACGGACATTACTTTTGCCTATATTAAGATCCTCTCCAGACACATGGCACAAGTTGGATGATCCAGAG gtCAGCAAGGAACAGGAAGAATTTGTGCTATCTCAAGCTGCCTACATTCTGTTCTATGCTAGGGAGGGTACACCCTGGTGTTCAAGTTTGATCAAACCACAAGAGCTTTGCTCAGATCCCAGCAATTCAAATACATCACCCAAGTCAGTTCTAGATAATGTTAACCGTGAATGTACTGGTGCAGGGAATAACAAAAGTTCTGAGACCAATGTAATTAAGGATGCCATTGAGGCAACTTCAACTCACATCCCTTTTGAGAGAAAGTTCGAAGAGAGTGAATCTAGAGTTGAGACTAAGGGAAATTTTGCTCAGATTTCCCCTGCCAAAAGACCAAACTTTCATCGCATTGTGTCTATAGATGAGACCCCCATGGTTGATGTTTCTGTGCCACTTGGAGTAAGTGAGTGCCACGATGGAGTTTTGCATGATGAGATGTTATGTTTTCCACCTTCTGTTGAAGAAGATAACTGCAATCAGGGTGctgagaaaattgaaataaatggtGATCTGCATTCCCCAACTCCACACAGATCACCCACTCCAGATAAAGGACTGCCAG AAGCCAGACATCGTATTCTGCGAGATCATCAGAAAGGGGAGAACCGGGTGAATTGTAAAAGATCATCAAAAAAGGTCACAAAGGATTCACAGACAGCAGAAGCTCTTAGATGCATCAAGAGAATGCCAACTGCAAGGGGCATGAAACTTATGGCTGCCATGCTTCCTAGGAATGACAAGATAAGACCAAGATCATCTCCATGTAAAAGGGCCAGCCCTCCTGGTTCTCGCTGCAAACCCACCATACGCATGGCAGTTATGCGTTGA